In Ischnura elegans chromosome 3, ioIscEleg1.1, whole genome shotgun sequence, the sequence acatagtgagcaactgactttttgctgctgaatctagccagaatccaatctccactttgaatgttagtcaggcccgtcgcgagggcggggcaagttgggggcgcaccgtgttcgccgacgaaatttttttttaaaatatccttgtatgttttactttcataatcgataaaatatccttattacgaaaaaatgttttcaattatatttttaactctcccgattgcagataCATATatgttatggggggggggggggggggaaggggggcgcacgatcccagttcgccccgggcgccagatcagctagcgacgggcctggtgttagtcaccgaatttaaGCTTTTTCgcctcatgctatcttgtttcaggcattattaccatgtcgtctacatcctcctcgtcagaagacatgataaccaatgccctatcataatcaatcaacaaactgaagtaagctatctttatcaaataaaccttcaaaataagagttaatgagaaGGCTGTGATTAAAACACCttgttttataaacttcggtgttttgcaacatttatttaagaaagtttaacgcaagaactgccagacagaaactaaaagtttaacgcaagaactgttagacagaagctaaaaattcaatccatacttcaacctcgtatcctggggtaagtgcggcagggggtcgcacttaccccggaaggtaggaatgaatggttacgacggggaaagtgcgaccccccatctaaactaaatataatgacccgagttcctaaatttaaagtaaagcaaggaaaactaatccatgaagaagagaaaataagatatagttcttacctaacacctccgatgcgttgaatCGAATGcgatgaatcaactctaggcatttagtcgcccttttacttttgattttaagaaaaggttctcgactctgtttcccttctagacatgcagtacatacagttctattttcctcaggggcgtaatcaactccatcagctaacccttctcagcaaactctttggcattggaggttgggacatctctgccgctatggtatgaatctactgagaaatggattagctgatggagttgattacgcccctgaggaaaatagaactgtatgtactgcatgtctagaagggaaacagagtcgagaaccttttcttaaaatcaaaagtaaaagggcgactaaatgcctagagttgattcattctgacctctgtggaccattcagtgtaaaatcattagaaggaaataagtatttacttgtatttatagacgattactctagaatgatatttacctatttcattaaaacaaaagatcaagttagagtaaagtttcaagagtttaaaaacctcatggaaaagcaaactggccagaaaattaaaattttacgatcagataatggttctgagtatgttaatagggaattctcagattatcttaagtcagaaggaattattcaccagacttccataccccgtactcctcagcaaaatggtgttgctgaaaggggaaacagaagcattgtggagaaggctcgttccatgttgcatagtgccagactacctaagtcattttgggaagaagctgtgagaactgctacgtatctcaagaataaatcacctcatagatccgttacaggaatgactccagaagaaaaatggacaggtgagcgtcccaacttgacacacttaagagtatttggctgccgagcttttgtacatattccaaaggaggaacgcaagaagtgggatagcaaaagcaaggaacatatatttgtaggatatagtgagaataagaaagcttacaaatttagggatctttctaattatatgaaggtagtccatgctagagatgttgtgtttttagaaaataatttttccggtgagagcagtactgatgctcaaattcctttggattcttacaatgaaaatgcagattcaacaaaagatgaagctgcggctgctgttaaaattcttttggattctccttgtgaaaatgcagactcaacagaagataaagctgggactaatgttcaagaaactgctaagagtcctagatatcctcaaagggtacgtaacaagaaacaatttcctgatcatgttgttttacaagcaaaaaatttctttgacaaagaacctaccacatttgaagaggctatgcaaagtgaagacaaagagcattggatgaaagcaatgatggaggaattagagtgtcttagaaaaaatgaaacttggaagctagtgcgagttgcaaataaaagtgtaataccatgtaaatgggtttacaaattgaaaagagacaatggtggtaagatcatcaagtacaaagctcgtttagttgctaaaggttttgctcaaactcatggtatagactttgaagaaactttttctccggtagtcagaggttcaactatccgtttgctgttggctatggcagcagaactgaatcttgatgttgaacatctggatgtcgaaactgcttttttaaatgccactttagatgaaaccatctatatgacacaaccagaaggtttcatagctgtaggtgaagagaagaaggtttgtctattacagaagtctatttatggactcaagcaggctagtcgtgcttggaacaaaacagttcacaagttattgtatgagatagggtatattaaatcaaaacatgaaccctgtgtctactttaaacatattggaactaaaatagttattattacattatatgttgatgatttctttatattctccaatgatgagaaagaaaagaagaaattgaaggaagaattgaagaagagatttgtcattaaggatcttggcaagatcaaacatgccctgggaatgaattttacaagagatgagaagaggggagtattcaagatagaccagaaacaatacattaaagatgctttaaagagttttggcatggaagattgtaagattgtttcgaccccagttgacgttagtcaaatgaaagagaagggtaaggatatcatagatgtcccgtaccagtcattaattggaactctcatgtatctctccgtcaacacgcggccagatatttccttcattactagctatctctcccagtttaataagaagcatacagatatacactggaagatggccaagcgggtacttcgttatctaaaaggtactatggaaatgggactcacatacaaatgtCAAcagattcagagggaactgcggtatagcctctcctcacaaccaactaagactacgagatgaacggacacgtatatttcctaagcatgtggaacgagaaattaagggataagtattacaaagtcgttggctctggtttcataacaatgtgtggaatatgttgcacgaccgccacctgcttcgagaacggaaatacgattttcctggaggggagtcgcacttaccccacctcaccttatggaaattaagagatcttaaaaaatattaaacctgtttttgctcgtaaggatagttacaaatagtacacgagaaaggtatgttttaacaatatatattttattttttaaagtaaaacttaccaaatgttgctctatatggttgcattagggccgtattcttagtcgaccctgtagggccaaccgaccctggatacgtcatcagcccccacataaaccgatctcaccctacatacgccacatcaagccctacatatggccgtttttggagctaaacgggccctacttgatgtagggtacccaaaccaaccctacaccctacaaaaacatggcggccaaatatcgccTGCTGATCACctcgattaaataatttacgttgtaatgcatattaagggagacgagctcgcccaaaccattttaaaatgcacagtaacacagcggaaaggtaacatactaccactttatagccaccaagttaaataaattataaaattgactgaacttgTGGCGGCCACACGTcttgcctcgccgccacaccgctttcCCGGAGGCAAGATAAATCGCGCTCCATCACCGCATCTCCTCAATAGGCCAGCTAGCCCAGCGGTAGagcggtcgcctcccaagcgcGCGGCCCGGATTCGATTCACCGTGCCGGAAAtggtaattactttattttttcttgccttctagaattcctttctagaaatttctttcatgttcaagaacagtaacatagaacattctggaagtgcaccaatagaataaatattgcggcctttcggccgttgaattttgaatttgaattggccggcaagtcagtctgaaatatggaacggattaataaacatcgtccaaaccattacAGTGCCTTATCATTGCTAGCAGACAATGCCTACGCCTGCTACAAACTAATAAGaagaatatagcggtatacaagcatctggtttctacgaatatataatatttttcacgtttggcacttggtatacttttgggaagccaatacttcgtttacgtacaaccatagaaaacgtattttcatgccactatttgccacataataaacttaactacggaaggtaaaagcgaacgacgaaccttgatgatgcaacgtaagttcccacgtcaatgatcatatttgctccgtacttattactatcttgtacaaaccgcttttgaagtaatttgaaggcaataaggttctacttttggctcgatatgagtgtatttgtagcgataattaaggtaccgacacgacctgacggacgacaccgattgtttatttaccttgagctgttgccctaacaatgcgcccgaaaattataggacgtcttttcttactttcatagttagttcccattgcGCCACCagaagagtggaaaattggcgctgcgccatcatctacgtcatctcagagaagttgacgacggaatcaccccccaccacttatgtagggtcgactgagaaacgcatgtaggggccttttgttatgtagggacggatatgtagggtcgactaagaatacggcccttatgccttgtctacactacacacttaacttaagtgacttcacttaaggaggaaccatcatttcaaacatgcccgaaaacctccccttatttcgacatatgttgttgctcattattttttctatcgaatagtgaaaaaatattactatgtcaccggccatttaagaaagatttatggatttgaaaatgacggatttccaccttgaaatacattgtctttatgggagaattatgtccttcccttgtaaaacattttttatctcaaatttggcccgaaatatatcgttgaaaaattagcacagcatagaatagacatcgatgcttaatatatctatttttttagaaggggttaccgatatgttagcgccagtatttaagtttaaagaacatacttccggttttctgcagatgcctcgttcacattacgatcgtccgagccgtcgtcggaactatcgtgcattcacacaacgatggtcgaacctgtgctgccctccagtgttGAAACCTTGAAACCAAAGGAAACAAGTGACTGGCGGTAAACAAAGCGGTTGATTTAAGTAAGTTTCCGATATCACTATGTATTTAagaaattattacatatatttcatAGTGTATTTTAGGcatcattttaaatttcaacgCGTATTTAAGGTATTACATGCGCGAAAGCGTATTTCATAAGGAGGGGGAAGTACATGTatctctgaaaaaatatgttattctgATCATGTAGGTTGCTGAAGTGAGACCAAAGAAATATGGACGCCCTTATTCTTCAGTTGATGGCCGGATACCGAAGGTACATCGATATCCGAAACAGACGGCTTCACCTCCTTGCGAGGATGATCGATATCGATGAGGCGCTGGTAATGCGAATGCGGCGGAGGGCTGCGAGAAGGGCGTGGAGGTTTGTGCGCGCCCAAGGTTTTTGGGAGAGAGATGTGCCAGCCTGGCCAGAGGATGTCTTTCAGAAAACTTTTCGGCTGTGCAGGGAAACTTTCAGTATAATATGCAGAGACTTGGGGGAAACTTTGGCCAGGCAGGACACACAGATGAGGGAGGCTATCCCGGTGAGGAAGAAGGTGGCCATAGCCCTCTACTTCCTCAAGTCGGGGTCGGATTATGGGGTGGTGGGCATGACTTTCGGCGTGGGACGGTCTACGGTGTCGGCGATCGTAGAAGAATTTTGTGCCGCCGTCCGCCGGCAGTACCACCCCAGAATTCGGTTCCCGGCGACGGAGGAGGATATGAGGGCCACTGCAAACCAATTCGAATATAGATGGGACTTCCCAGGAGTCATCGGGGCCGTGGATGGGTGCCATATCCCCATTAAGACCCCCTCCCACGAGGGGGGGGACTACTATAATTACAAGGGATGGCACTCCATCATTTTGCTGGCTGTCGTCGACAGTGCATACAGGTATTGTAAATATCTTAACGCTTTTGGAAAAAACAATCGATTTCTTTGCTCAGCACTGTTGTAACCTGTAATTTTTTCCTCAGATTTACCTACGTCAACGTTGGATACCCGGGGAGGGTGAATGATGCTGGAGTCCTGCGTGCCAGTGCACTATGGAGAAAGTTAACCTCAGGGGAAATACCCAATCATTACCATTTGGTTGGTGATGGGGCATTTCCCCTGGGGCAACATATGTTGAAGCCCTTTCAGCAGCCTCGGCGACCATGTGAAGAACTTTTTAACTATAGGTAAGTAACAATTTCcaaatggaaaatataagtaaTGTCCCATTCTTTGCTATAACTTCCAAATGCTATTAGTGAAAACAATATATCTGAGTGTAATCAATAATATCATTGCCCTTTCACCATCTTCAGGTTATCAAGAGCTCGCATGGTCGTCGAGAATGCATTCGGGCGGCTGAAGGGCAGATGGCGGGTCCTCCTGAAAGCTGCCGACGTGGAGGTTGGAAAGCTTGTATCAATAGTGAATACATGCTGCATACTCCACAATATTTGTGAGGCCAATAACGAACCTGTTTGGCCTGAATGGATAGAGGAGGCAAATGACCAGTTCCCTCAACCAGGGTTTGAAAATCATGGTGACGTTTACCTTGATGGGGTAGAGAAGCGGCTGCTGCTGGCAGAACagttgcaataaattttttttcaaatatttcttattcatgttttttatttatcataaacGATTTAAAAGTACCATCAGGCAATTTCACCAATAGGGTGGTGTGAGGATCCTGGGAAAGAAGCTAAAGGAGATTTTGGGGGGAGAGTCTGGAAGAAGGCTGAGAGGTAGAGGGCTGAGGATTGGTGAGCAGTGAGACAGAGCGGGAGGGAAGAGGCATGGAGACAGAGGGGGAGGGAAGAGGCATGGAGACAGAGGGGGAGGGAAGAGGCATGGAGACAGAGGGGGAGGGAAGAGGCATGGAGACAGAGGGGGAGGGAAGAGGCATGGAGACAGAGGGGGAGGGAAGAGGCATGGAGACAGAGGGGGAGGGAAGAGGCATGGAGACAGAGGGGCTTGAAGGGGGCAGTGATATAGGGGGGCTGGGGTAAGGGTGTGGAACAACGAAAGATCCTCTCCTCACAGCTTCCGCGGTTTGCTCAAGGCACACCAATGCcctctcctccctttcttccATCCTCGCCAAAGCTGCTCGGATATCCTCCCGCGTTGCCCACAGTGCCTCCGCTGGGTCTCTCCGCCGTCTCTTCCTCATTCCTCTGGCAGAGGTCCCTGAGGTCATCCTTGGACTCCCGGTGCCTTCCTCATTTGTTGCTACCTCCCTATCATGAAATAGATGATTATTAGCACTAACAAAAATGTTGACATGGTGATTACATAAATGAATTCGCAATAAAAAATTCCACAGACTTATTAAAACTGACATTTCCACTTTCTCACTTATTATCAGGACCTTAGAGTCTGAGAAAGTGGAAACCTCTGTCCGTTTTATTCAGTGTCCGTGGTGTTTCACAAAGTACAATTGTGGTTCCTCAATATTAGCTTTTTGTCATAAGTTAAATGGATGATTTACAAAGGGGGTCAATACAAACATGATCCTAGATTCGATTGTCATTTGTGATTTGCAATGATACAGACTCTAGAATTTAATACCGCCACAAATGAAGATGTTTCCCTCACAATACAAGCttgtaacgttttaattaatttctcttagtttcacttcacttacaaatattttattgataatacaaactcgggagcaagggaacacccgtccgccataacaaTCAAAATCCGACTTCCGACTTTTcacttcctcccgcgccgtcaacaattacctcactccacctctgctgcttattattgcttgtattacgtcacaccaaaaaccaaaacaagctactcaaaattaggtgttacgaGTTGAAAGATGAGTAATGGGACGACTTCTTTAAATTTGCGAATGAAACAAGTACACAAAGATCTGGTATGAGGAATAAAACAATCCAGGGAATGAAATCCTTCGCAAGAGTGACAGATACTGCCCCACTAAATGATTGATGTTTGAATGcatcacgttttttttcaaaaccatAAACAGGTAAACATTTATATCAGGGCAGTCACCGATGCATGAACTATGCAAAGGAAAAGTAACTACTGATACTCACGAAGACACCAGGGAATCCACCAATGCTTCGGGAGTCCCTGCTGGAGAGCTGGAATACAGCATATGCAGGGCCTCCCAATGCCTCCACTCCGGTGGAGAATCTCCAGACCTCAGGGACCTCTTCAGCTCCAAATACCTCTTCCTTAGATTGTTTAACTTGTCCCTCACTTGAGAGGCTGTCCTGGGGTACCCTCCTGCTGCCATCCTCTCAGCAAGGAGCTGCCACACCACCCCATGCTTTCTTTGGTGGTTCTTCACTCTAAGAGAGTGATAAAGATACCATCAAAACATGTTGTAAAGTGAAGAGTGTGATAATAATAACATTCATCTTTTTTTGGCGACCCCAcctcatgcattaaatatttgcagttaCTGTCAGTAATtcattcttgaaattaaatgtagccaaaatttaacaaaataggCATAGAAATAAGCTTTTAAAAATACAACTAAAATATACAgtgaacaaatttatttttaataaggaAGAATAGCGGGGAAAACCGAATGAATCAGAGCGATTCATAACGTTAAAACCCAGCCACTTTGAACATTACTTACTCCGAATGTTCATTAAATTTGGCCTTCCAAATAACTACCATTAATCTTTAACTTCGGATCACTAGTGATAGCTATAACGATGTTTAAAAGTAAACAAACCAAAAAGCACTGCGCCGACCACAAAATGAATACGTAAGAAAAGAAGTTACAATAAGTGACTGTCGGTTATCTATTGCACACGTATCaaaggatattaaataataatagctCCTGCAACCGACACTATTTTGACTTGTTCAATTACGAGAAAATGTctacaaattgaaaaatatctatggaaacatatatcttaaaataatcTATGGAAACAATGTTTCACAATGGAGGAGCATATCATAATATTACACACGATTTCCTACGCACAAATTATCCATAACTGCATAAACGTATACATAAATTCATTCACACACTTAGCCAATGCCAAATTTAAACGAGAATAAATGGAAGGAATCTTAATTAAACTATCATCAAATTACGTCATGTGCTTTCCAAAGGTAGTCGTTTCGGATTTAATTGATCAATTCCTGGAAAATATTAATGGCACATAAATGCTCTCTTCCTTAAAACAATATTCAAGCCAGCTTCTACACTTTAACAATAGCTTTACGGACCGTCGAGCGGAAGCATGGCAATGTTCTTCAAAGGTCGGCCTTTTAAATTTCATACTTCGAAGATGATTTAATACATATTATGACCTTATTAACCTTTAAGTAACTCAATCTAACTTAATCACATTACCATAGCTGTGGGATCACAATATTCGGACAATCAATACTTTACGCCATGTGCATGGCCGAACACGCTGATTTCCCTTAAGTTCTACTCCAGATTAACTCATACAAGTACATACTGTAtataattattaagaaaaaatatacttcatttaCTTGTTTTGAATTTCTTCCTCAGAATAGATATTAATCAGGGCAACTACTTCCTCTTCGCCCCAGATGCGTCCCTGCTGCGTCAATTCCATGATTCGAAATgggagcttcacgagcttttcgtctctctgttgtcgcttccgtttccggtctcccagcgcctaatcatcgtaaagtggcaacgttcggaactacatcaactatagtcagaacttgcattcacacggctagttcggtcaactatcgtcaggacgacggctcggacgatcgtaatgtgaacgagcatggccaactttaaacaggccggaacatggaattttggcaacgctgtgccggggtcctatcgtgtttgtttgagagcatggcgacttatgcgtgaagagtatccgtgtaaccgaagaagcattaaatctcttgttaaaaaggcagaactggacttcttttgtggatatcatattgaataaaggtacgtacaatagttttaagataatttttgggagctgaaggaggaaaatcacgtttattacttcaaaagtgtcgcggtcacatgccggccggccataaatggtggggaattgagagtgcaacaatactggtttaaaagggggaacaagaattatttttctgtactttgttttgccttacggtaagtaaaatagtttaaagatattctcagtgagttgtgagtggatattcaactgtatttcatccaaagcatagcgtctgttggcggccggccacgaagtaaccttgagagtacacaaatgaaacgaggcgtatttgtcgggatataaatgctgcgttgtttttacaattttattattctcgggttaacagtgattgctatatttggtgtgccttatgaataactatgtgtagttgtgtttataataacgtcgtatattattgaacgacGAATGGCTTCTCGTTTACTCTGTTAATATATGTCTCCAGGtactgatgttattcatattttccaaacttattatgaatgcactgctttttttctgtgatcagcgaaactatctttattaatgcaactttccattgttttcattaaaggggcccaagcgttgttgtgtgcatattgcagaagcaactacctatccaccaaaaacAAGGGGTATGTTGTGACGGCTGCCCGGTCCTACGCCACTGCGCTCGCCGCTCTTCTTTTGTCATCACTATATTTCCACCTCCGACCGCGGCGGTGGCGCTTCATTAGGTAGCGAGGAGGTGAGCCAGAGAGGGATACTCGAGGCAGTCGTTCGAAGAAGACCCGAGGGCGAAGCCTGCCCGAATCACTGAGGTTTTAATTTTCGGTAAcgtagtttttttctttatgtgGCCGAGTGACCTGCTACCCAGATCCTCGCTTCGAGTAAGCTCTataccttagttttttttatcctgaTTACCTTCCCCTAATTCCCTCAGTAAAAGTTGGGGAGGGACCGTGCTAGCGGTCAAACCTATCCCTTTTTCATCACTTAATGCCTCCGTGGAAAAATGGTTACGCCGGCTAGATATTCCCACACAGGAGCGTAATACCCAACTAGAAATGGCTGACGGGAGCAGGGCTTCCAGCCTAAAATCCGCAGTCCTTCCCGTACTCGCGGGCGATAGAGAAGTTCGGATAGTGGTTGCCATCCTCCCGCGTATGCCCTATTGTGTGGTATTGGGAACGGATTATCTTACGAAAGTCGGTGCGAGACTAGATTTTTCGGAAAACACTGTAAAAATAGGCACCGCGGATATCCCCGTCAATCCTTCTTTTGATTACCCCGCGCGGGACGAGGGGAGCTTGCAGGCACTACGTGCCGACTGTCATCTCAAGCCCGAGGAGGATGACGCCCTTATGCGATTTCTGGACGCAGAGATTAAACAATTTGACCTTGTTCCGGGACGCACTCGTGTGGTGAAACATAAAATCGTGTTAGACAATGCCACTCCCATCAAACAAAGATACTATCCCGTCTCTCCCGTAATACAAAGCATGATTAACGTCCAGGTGGAAGAGATGTTGAAAAGGGGGATTATCGAACCTTCAAATAGTTCGTGGTCTTCCCCCGTCTTACTGGTCCCCAAAAAGGACGGGACCAGAAGATTTGTTGTGGACTTCAGGAAAGTTAATAGTGTTAGTAGAAAAGACGCATACCCCCTGCCGTATATTGCCAGCATACTCGATAAACTGAGGGCGGGAAAGTATGTCTCTACTTTAGACCTAGAAAAAGGGTATTGGCAAGTGGAATTAGAAGAAGGAAGTCGGGAGGTTACGGCTTTCACCATCCCCGGCCGTGGTTTGTTCCAATTTAAAGTAATGCCCTTCGGTCTACATAGCGCAGGGGCAACTTTCCAACGGCTCATGGACAAGATTATAGGAGCCGAATTAGAACCCCACACGTTTGCTTATTTAGATGATATTGTTATAGTGAGCTCTTCGTTTCGTGATCACTTAAGTCATTTAAGAGAGGTATTTAAACGCCTGAGAAAAGCGGGTTTAAAGATTAACGTAGAAAAATGCCAGTTTGCCAAACCCCGCCTGAAATTTTTGGGATATATCGTGGGCAATGGGGAATTGGAAACCGACCCAGAAAAGATTTCCGCGGTAGCCAAATATCCCCCACCCACAAATGTTACCGAACTCCGGCGGTTTCTAGGATTCGTAGGTTGGTATCGCAGGTTCGTACCCCGTTTTGCGTCCATAGCCGCGCCGCTCACGGACTTGTTGAAAAATagtcgaaaaaaattttattggtcaGAGGAACAAGAGGcttcttttattaaattgaaagagTGTCTCATATCCGCGCCCATTTTAACCTGCCCCAACTTTGACTTGCCGTTTATTATAGAGTGCGACGCCTCCGGGGTAGGAATAGGAGGCGTTTTGACCCAAAAAGATGAAGGGCGGGACCGCGTCATTGCCTACTGTTCGCGAACCTTAACACCTGCCGAAAGGAATTACAGCACGACCGAGAGGGAATGTTTGGCCGTATTATTTGCCATTAGTAAATTTAAACCCTATGTCGAAGGCTATCGCTTCCTGGTCATCACGGACCATGCCTCCCTCAAGTGGCTTGCAAACTTCAATAACCCCCAGGGCCGCCTCGCGAGATGGATTTCGCAACTCCAGCAGTTTGACTGCGAAATAGTCCACCGCAAAGGGGGATGCCATGTAGTGCCGGACGCATTATCTAGGATCGCCACATTAAAGGGGGATCCCGCGCCTATCCCATCGAACATTGATGACCCGTGGTATTCGAACCTCTTGCGCGAC encodes:
- the LOC124156659 gene encoding serine/threonine-protein kinase C-like, whose protein sequence is MAAGGYPRTASQVRDKLNNLRKRYLELKRSLRSGDSPPEWRHWEALHMLYSSSPAGTPEALVDSLVSSEVATNEEGTGSPRMTSGTSARGMRKRRRRDPAEALWATREDIRAALARMEEREERALVCLEQTAEAVRRGSFVVPHPYPSPPISLPPSSPSVSMPLPSPSVSMPLPSPSVSMPLPSPSVSMPLPSPSVSMPLPSPSVSMPLPSPSVSMPLPSRSVSLLTNPQPSTSQPSSRLSPQNLL
- the LOC124154943 gene encoding putative nuclease HARBI1, translated to MDALILQLMAGYRRYIDIRNRRLHLLARMIDIDEALVMRMRRRAARRAWRFVRAQGFWERDVPAWPEDVFQKTFRLCRETFSIICRDLGETLARQDTQMREAIPVRKKVAIALYFLKSGSDYGVVGMTFGVGRSTVSAIVEEFCAAVRRQYHPRIRFPATEEDMRATANQFEYRWDFPGVIGAVDGCHIPIKTPSHEGGDYYNYKGWHSIILLAVVDSAYRFTYVNVGYPGRVNDAGVLRASALWRKLTSGEIPNHYHLVGDGAFPLGQHMLKPFQQPRRPCEELFNYRLSRARMVVENAFGRLKGRWRVLLKAADVEVGKLVSIVNTCCILHNICEANNEPVWPEWIEEANDQFPQPGFENHGDVYLDGVEKRLLLAEQLQ